The following coding sequences lie in one Ctenopharyngodon idella isolate HZGC_01 chromosome 11, HZGC01, whole genome shotgun sequence genomic window:
- the fbxo2 gene encoding F-box only protein 2: MSRNLLKNPNGDDDLDHWELTENGGDQWRTEDMPGDCGHIYIDDSITKYFCTSFEPCLKRQVIDLLEEGYDPENLDIAQPAVNVEDWYCGRTDCGCIYKLTVSLLDEGQEIITEFKPDEVTLDPDCDDCSWRKVSHTFTDYGPGLRFISFEHGGQDTKYWQGWFGVRVTGSSVTVDL; this comes from the exons ATGTCTCGAAACCTTCTAAAAAATCCTAATGGAGATG ATGATCTGGATCACTGGGAGTTGACAGAGAATGGAGGCGACCAGTGGCGGACCGAGGACATGCCGGGGGACTGCGGACACATTTACATTGATGACTCAATCACTAAATACTTCTGCACCTCTTTTGA GCCCTGTCTAAAAAGACAAGTGATTGACTTGCTGGAAGAGGGTTACGACCCCGAAAATTTAGATATTGCACAGCCAGCTGTCAATGTGGAGGACTG GTACTGTGGCCGAACAGACTGTGGGTGCATTTATAAGCTCACTGTGTCCCTGCTTGATGAAGGCCAAGAAATCATTACTGAATTTAAGCCGGATGAAGTGACCCTTGACCCTGACTGCGACGACTGCTCTTGGAGAAAG GTGAGCCACACATTCACAGACTACGGCCCGGGCCTACGCTTCATCTCTTTTGAACATGGCGGTCAAGACACCAAGTATTGGCAGGGCTGGTTTGGAGTGAGAGTCACTGGGAGCTCTGTTACCGTAGACCTCTAA
- the svbp gene encoding small vasohibin-binding protein: MEPACRKDKQKQQTPTRGDRTKQKSAQQELKQRQRAEIYALNKVMTELEQQQFEAFCKQMQSQAE, from the exons ATGGAGCCAGCATGTCGaaaagacaaacagaaacagcaAACACCGACCCGTGGAGACAGAACGAAACAGAAATCAGCCCAGCAGGAGCTGAAGCAGAGACAGAGAGCAGAG ATTTACGCCCTGAACAAAGTCATGACTGAACTTGAACAGCAGCAGTTCGAGGCCTTCTGCAAGCAGATGCAGTCACAAGCAGAATGA